The following are from one region of the Sulfurimicrobium lacus genome:
- a CDS encoding YecA family protein — protein sequence MPSSTAITDVELKQLESALASPVFKGKALSLDRLQGFLCAVVSSPDTISPGKWLPDAIGTKPEYASTEQAQEIMGLLIRFYNDVANALFAGQPLKLILKPRSATDSQPDYQAWCEGYILGWALSTQEWLRPGNEALKKLTFPILFLSGAFREDVQSKGKTYIADEEDLKMQQECADTLPGAVASIYNFFLSRRNPAPAPVKRETPKVGRNELCPCGSGKKFKQCCGGQKILH from the coding sequence ATGCCATCTTCCACCGCGATCACCGACGTCGAACTCAAGCAGCTTGAAAGCGCGCTGGCGTCTCCTGTTTTCAAGGGTAAGGCGCTTTCGCTAGACCGTCTACAGGGATTTCTCTGCGCCGTGGTGAGTTCTCCCGACACCATTTCGCCCGGCAAATGGCTTCCGGATGCAATCGGCACCAAGCCGGAATATGCGTCCACGGAACAGGCGCAGGAAATCATGGGCTTGCTGATACGGTTTTATAACGACGTGGCAAATGCGCTTTTTGCCGGGCAGCCCCTCAAGCTGATTTTGAAGCCGCGTTCCGCTACCGACTCGCAGCCGGACTACCAGGCCTGGTGCGAAGGTTACATTCTGGGCTGGGCGCTCTCGACGCAGGAGTGGCTGCGCCCCGGGAACGAAGCGCTGAAGAAACTGACCTTTCCCATCCTGTTCCTCTCCGGGGCCTTCCGCGAAGACGTTCAATCCAAGGGGAAAACCTACATCGCCGACGAAGAAGACCTGAAGATGCAGCAGGAATGCGCCGACACCCTCCCCGGCGCGGTTGCGTCAATCTACAATTTCTTCCTGTCCCGGCGAAACCCCGCTCCCGCACCGGTTAAGCGGGAAACGCCCAAGGTCGGCCGCAACGAACTCTGCCCCTGCGGCAGCGGGAAGAAATTCAAGCAGTGCTGCGGCGGCCAGAAGATCCTGCACTGA
- a CDS encoding GNAT family N-acetyltransferase produces the protein MNLSFRFFQLPSPLWQPAIGLRYEVFVVEQKVPEDLEVDALDDTAHHLLVQDGDRNCVGVMRIVVKGNVGKIGRVAVAREYRRQGVGAAMMEKALAYCRSLELESVALDSQTYITAFYERLGFVREGEEFMDAGIPHVHMSLSLAS, from the coding sequence ATGAACCTGAGTTTTCGCTTCTTCCAGCTGCCGTCCCCGCTATGGCAGCCCGCCATAGGCCTGCGATATGAGGTCTTCGTGGTGGAGCAAAAGGTGCCGGAGGACCTGGAAGTCGATGCGCTCGACGATACGGCTCACCACCTGCTGGTGCAGGACGGCGATCGGAACTGTGTCGGGGTCATGCGGATTGTCGTCAAGGGCAACGTCGGAAAAATTGGCCGCGTCGCAGTGGCGCGCGAATACCGGCGCCAGGGCGTCGGCGCCGCGATGATGGAAAAGGCGCTGGCGTATTGCCGTTCCCTGGAACTGGAGTCCGTGGCCCTCGATTCACAAACCTACATCACGGCGTTTTACGAGCGCCTGGGCTTTGTTCGGGAGGGAGAAGAGTTCATGGATGCGGGTATCCCGCACGTCCACATGTCCCTCTCACTCGCGTCATAG
- a CDS encoding HDOD domain-containing protein, giving the protein MTPATEQIFSHAIRLPQVPQVMQEVVNSLRNEDISVSQLADLVGKDQVIAAKVLRLANSSYYGARHNVASIGDAVQLIGLNAFRNLVIASSLIGAFPKVEGFDLPAFWRSSMLVANLAHIIGRDLDVDRATLFSAGLMHGIGQLLIYLCLPDSARNLAEACKGKPLKELRAIEQHHFGMNHFEVGMELARRWNFPESIQFAIGHYDEAANDELPAQIVHAGVKIAHGIQMGSTFSEMLNTLPPDLAERLGIDHDWLEEQGDVFDALIDEAASLS; this is encoded by the coding sequence ATGACCCCTGCCACTGAACAGATTTTCTCCCACGCCATACGGCTGCCACAAGTCCCGCAGGTCATGCAGGAAGTCGTCAACAGCTTGCGAAATGAGGATATTTCCGTGTCGCAATTGGCCGACCTGGTGGGAAAAGACCAGGTTATTGCCGCCAAGGTACTGCGCCTCGCCAACTCCAGCTATTACGGTGCCCGACACAATGTCGCAAGCATCGGCGATGCCGTGCAACTGATCGGCCTGAACGCCTTTCGCAATCTGGTAATCGCAAGCTCCTTGATTGGAGCCTTCCCCAAGGTCGAAGGATTCGATTTGCCGGCCTTCTGGCGCAGCAGCATGCTTGTGGCCAACCTGGCTCACATTATTGGGCGCGATCTGGATGTCGACCGCGCAACGCTTTTCTCGGCCGGTTTGATGCACGGGATCGGCCAGTTGCTGATCTACCTTTGTTTACCGGATTCAGCGAGGAATTTGGCGGAAGCCTGCAAGGGGAAGCCCCTGAAAGAGCTACGCGCCATCGAGCAACACCATTTCGGAATGAATCATTTCGAAGTAGGCATGGAACTCGCGCGGCGATGGAATTTCCCCGAGAGCATCCAGTTTGCTATCGGTCACTATGACGAAGCGGCCAATGACGAGCTGCCGGCACAGATCGTTCACGCCGGCGTAAAAATTGCCCATGGCATCCAGATGGGTTCAACCTTCAGCGAAATGCTGAACACACTGCCGCCGGATTTGGCGGAGCGCCTGGGAATCGACCACGACTGGCTCGAGGAACAGGGTGATGTTTTTGACGCGCTCATCGATGAAGCGGCATCCCTTTCCTGA
- a CDS encoding helix-turn-helix domain-containing protein — protein MKREPSELDQQWGARLRRARLAAALSQRKLGVGIGLDESAANARINRYETGIHRPDLLTVRNIARELGVPVAYFYAESDELADLIYRHERASASVRKSIKKLLEDVPGLPAEAPLKHSPNKPRE, from the coding sequence ATGAAACGAGAACCGTCCGAGTTGGATCAGCAGTGGGGAGCAAGGCTCAGAAGAGCCCGGCTTGCGGCTGCCCTTTCTCAAAGAAAACTCGGTGTCGGCATTGGTCTTGACGAGTCCGCTGCGAATGCACGGATCAACCGATATGAAACGGGCATTCATCGGCCTGACTTGCTGACGGTGCGGAACATCGCAAGGGAACTGGGTGTGCCAGTTGCGTACTTTTACGCGGAGAGCGACGAACTTGCCGACTTGATCTATCGGCATGAACGGGCCTCGGCCTCCGTGCGGAAAAGCATCAAGAAGCTGCTGGAGGACGTTCCCGGTTTGCCAGCGGAAGCGCCGTTGAAGCACTCACCGAACAAGCCCCGCGAGTGA
- a CDS encoding lysozyme inhibitor LprI family protein: MHSKRKNKSLTHVAVIAATACLLAACSSKPETADIQKDLAEVYACPIIELSDVKKVDGADVGGKLYDVAFTHTVSIKGGKEAAAKLFAEWSFLLSQVKPAQLEYEHIEDEVARRNSALRYNSGVVTGETKDDPAVKAAFERVQQMRSRMVAIMPCENMEVVTRLHSMRGTAEEAVNSGQQQIPVPIAIKISGSGRMGKAESGWHFTGMPNLTMVEIVSSEPMTYPSFKPLIAPPQAPTAAELDPPPAKLAAVDATPSDAASAPVPQGPSFDCAKATTQIEKMICADPKLAQADAATVALYKTALAASVNPDGFKQGQTNWRKNVRDACADAACLSRAYQERQRELK; encoded by the coding sequence ATGCATTCCAAACGGAAAAATAAATCGCTTACCCACGTGGCCGTCATTGCGGCAACCGCCTGCCTATTGGCTGCGTGTTCATCCAAGCCTGAAACGGCGGATATTCAGAAAGACCTCGCCGAGGTCTATGCCTGCCCCATCATTGAGTTGTCCGACGTGAAGAAGGTTGACGGCGCGGATGTCGGCGGCAAGCTCTACGACGTGGCATTTACGCACACGGTGTCGATCAAAGGCGGCAAGGAGGCTGCGGCCAAGCTGTTTGCCGAATGGTCATTCCTGCTCAGCCAGGTTAAGCCTGCGCAACTGGAATACGAGCACATCGAGGACGAGGTTGCCCGTCGCAACTCAGCCTTGCGCTACAACTCCGGCGTGGTCACTGGTGAGACCAAGGACGATCCCGCCGTGAAGGCGGCATTTGAGCGCGTGCAGCAGATGCGCAGTCGAATGGTCGCCATCATGCCCTGCGAAAACATGGAGGTCGTCACCCGCCTGCACAGCATGCGCGGCACTGCAGAGGAGGCCGTCAACTCAGGGCAGCAGCAAATCCCCGTACCCATTGCCATCAAGATCAGCGGCAGTGGTCGCATGGGCAAGGCCGAGAGTGGCTGGCACTTCACCGGCATGCCAAACCTGACCATGGTGGAAATCGTCAGCAGTGAACCGATGACCTACCCCAGCTTCAAGCCGCTGATTGCTCCCCCGCAAGCGCCGACCGCAGCCGAACTTGACCCACCTCCGGCGAAGTTGGCGGCAGTCGATGCCACGCCCAGCGATGCCGCATCGGCCCCAGTGCCACAAGGCCCCAGCTTTGACTGTGCCAAGGCCACCACACAGATCGAAAAGATGATCTGCGCCGACCCCAAACTTGCGCAGGCGGATGCCGCCACGGTGGCGCTGTACAAGACCGCCCTTGCCGCATCCGTCAATCCTGATGGTTTCAAACAAGGTCAGACCAATTGGCGCAAGAACGTCCGTGATGCGTGCGCCGATGCAGCGTGCCTGAGCCGGGCCTATCAAGAGCGCCAGAGGGAACTCAAATGA
- a CDS encoding alpha/beta hydrolase, giving the protein MSMGLRSLLISIVLALVSLTGHAEGTLFKVPTRPDVKTTLFWEPVAGAKATVFLFPGGGGGFGKVEDGKPTSNNFLVRSAPYFTANGFNVAIFGRPSDSEDLDYADRISDTHMADVRKVLDFVKTQSGAALWIVGTSRGTISAAATAIHAQGDIAGLVLTSSVVNYKKAGAVPKQDLAAIKVPVLVFHHSKDACIHCRPDEVPAAFKGFRNAPVKKLIFVDGGANPTGDVCAGQHWHGFIGMEKEAVATISDWINNPAN; this is encoded by the coding sequence ATGAGCATGGGCCTTCGCAGTTTGCTTATAAGCATCGTGCTGGCCTTGGTCAGCCTGACTGGCCATGCAGAAGGCACGTTGTTCAAGGTGCCAACCCGACCAGACGTGAAGACCACGCTGTTTTGGGAGCCGGTGGCGGGAGCCAAAGCCACCGTGTTCTTGTTTCCGGGCGGCGGCGGTGGGTTCGGCAAGGTTGAAGATGGCAAGCCGACCAGCAACAACTTCCTGGTGCGGTCTGCTCCGTACTTCACTGCCAATGGGTTCAACGTGGCGATTTTTGGCAGGCCCAGCGATTCGGAAGACCTGGATTACGCCGACCGCATCAGCGATACCCACATGGCCGACGTGCGCAAGGTGCTGGACTTCGTGAAAACCCAGAGCGGCGCGGCGCTCTGGATTGTCGGCACCAGCCGGGGCACGATCTCCGCCGCCGCGACCGCCATCCATGCACAGGGTGACATTGCCGGACTGGTGTTGACTTCCAGCGTGGTCAACTACAAGAAAGCCGGTGCGGTGCCAAAGCAAGACTTGGCGGCGATTAAGGTTCCGGTGCTGGTGTTCCACCACAGCAAGGATGCCTGCATTCATTGCCGACCGGACGAGGTGCCTGCCGCCTTCAAGGGGTTCCGCAATGCACCGGTCAAGAAATTAATCTTTGTTGATGGCGGGGCAAACCCAACTGGCGACGTGTGCGCTGGGCAACACTGGCACGGGTTCATCGGAATGGAGAAAGAGGCTGTCGCTACGATCTCTGACTGGATCAACAACCCCGCAAACTGA
- the mads1 gene encoding methylation-associated defense system helix-turn-helix domain-containing protein MAD1: MEKPAMTDRWLSVEEIAEYLGVSKDTVYAWIAKKGMPAHRVGRPWKFQRDEVDAWVKAGGANDNKTGGEV; the protein is encoded by the coding sequence ATGGAAAAGCCCGCCATGACAGACCGTTGGTTGTCGGTTGAAGAAATCGCTGAATACCTCGGCGTGAGCAAAGACACCGTCTACGCATGGATTGCGAAGAAGGGCATGCCTGCACATCGCGTCGGCCGCCCATGGAAGTTTCAGCGGGACGAAGTTGATGCTTGGGTGAAGGCAGGTGGTGCCAATGACAACAAGACGGGAGGCGAGGTTTGA
- a CDS encoding DEAD/DEAH box helicase, with amino-acid sequence MTPPIQPDQDTAPAYSSHQLAYFAHQLTRRAASDSMDRMAGALLDAQVDLNPHQIDAALFATSNPLSKGSILADEVGLGKTIEAGLLIAQRWAERKRRILVIAPANLRKQWHQELADKFGISAAVLEAKSYKQSVKDGASNPFEAPCVLITSYQFACGKAKEVQAVPWDLVVIDEAHRLRNVYKPDNKMARTLKDALISAPKVLLTATPLQNSLLELYGLVSFVDEKVFGDLDSFRSQFGSVKDAASFDALKRRIEPVCKRTLRRQVEAYVKYTKRIPLLQEFVPGADETDLYNLVSDYLQRDSLFALPNSQRQLITLVLRKLLASSTFAIAGALESLAKRLRQTLDEKSASLDLTEELDQDFEGLDELAEEIDRLEEQEAQAGKKSKTEQEILAIKAEIIELESFRDLAVSITENAKGLALLQALKVAFEKLHELGAAQKAIIFTESRRTQDYLLSLLAKTPFAPGVVLFNGTNNDARSKEVYADWMKKHAGTDRTSR; translated from the coding sequence TTGACGCCACCGATTCAGCCAGATCAGGACACTGCGCCAGCGTATAGCTCTCACCAGCTCGCCTACTTTGCACACCAACTCACCCGCCGCGCCGCTTCGGATTCCATGGATCGCATGGCTGGGGCATTGTTGGATGCGCAAGTTGATCTGAACCCACACCAGATCGACGCGGCACTGTTCGCCACGAGCAACCCACTGTCGAAGGGTTCGATCCTTGCCGACGAAGTTGGTCTTGGTAAGACCATTGAGGCGGGGCTTCTCATTGCCCAACGCTGGGCAGAGCGCAAGCGCCGCATCCTCGTGATTGCTCCGGCCAATCTCCGCAAACAGTGGCACCAAGAGTTGGCCGATAAATTCGGAATCTCAGCAGCAGTGCTTGAAGCCAAGTCTTACAAGCAGTCCGTCAAGGATGGTGCCAGCAACCCCTTTGAGGCGCCTTGCGTGCTCATTACTTCTTACCAGTTCGCTTGCGGCAAAGCCAAAGAGGTTCAGGCGGTGCCATGGGACTTGGTGGTTATCGACGAAGCACACCGCCTGCGCAATGTCTACAAGCCAGATAACAAGATGGCTCGCACGCTGAAGGATGCATTGATCTCCGCACCCAAAGTGCTGCTGACTGCCACGCCGCTGCAAAACTCACTGCTGGAGTTGTATGGCCTCGTGAGCTTTGTCGATGAAAAGGTCTTTGGTGATCTGGACAGCTTCCGCAGCCAATTCGGTTCGGTCAAAGATGCCGCTAGCTTCGATGCCCTCAAGCGTCGTATCGAACCGGTCTGCAAACGCACTTTGCGGCGTCAGGTCGAGGCCTATGTCAAATACACCAAGCGGATTCCGTTACTCCAAGAATTCGTGCCCGGTGCGGATGAAACCGACCTCTATAACCTTGTTTCCGATTACCTCCAGCGTGACTCTTTGTTCGCGTTGCCCAACAGCCAGCGGCAACTGATTACTCTGGTGCTACGCAAGCTGCTGGCCTCCAGCACGTTTGCCATTGCCGGGGCGTTGGAATCACTCGCCAAACGCCTGCGGCAAACACTGGACGAAAAGTCGGCTAGTCTCGATCTGACCGAAGAGCTTGACCAGGACTTTGAAGGCTTGGACGAACTGGCTGAAGAAATCGACCGTTTGGAAGAGCAAGAAGCTCAAGCGGGAAAGAAGTCCAAGACCGAACAGGAAATTCTGGCCATCAAGGCGGAAATCATCGAACTTGAATCGTTTCGAGACCTTGCTGTTTCGATCACCGAAAACGCCAAGGGCTTGGCCTTGTTGCAGGCTCTCAAAGTTGCATTCGAGAAGTTGCATGAACTTGGTGCTGCTCAGAAGGCCATCATCTTCACCGAGTCCCGTCGCACGCAAGACTACCTGCTGTCCTTGCTGGCCAAGACGCCTTTCGCTCCGGGTGTCGTGTTGTTCAACGGCACCAACAACGATGCTCGATCCAAGGAGGTGTACGCCGACTGGATGAAGAAACATGCGGGCACCGACCGTACATCTCGTTGA
- a CDS encoding KilA-N domain-containing protein: MVRNFDGGSALIEQWLKNKDTVLFLGVWEQLNNSGFNSLEFEGIKNEAGRNSFFLSAKKWIEATGAIGLHAKAGRYGGTFAHKDIAFEFGSWLSPEFKLYLIKEFQRLKDEESRATSLEWSFQRTLAKVNYKIHTDAIKERLIPPLLTPTQTGIIYASEADLLNVALFGITAAQWRQANADQSGNMRDAATLEQLVVLSNLESINAVLIHQGLAPPERLAQLNAIAITQMRSLVGFSEIKQLSGPKAGKGRA; encoded by the coding sequence ATGGTGAGGAACTTCGATGGCGGCAGCGCCCTGATTGAGCAATGGCTCAAGAACAAGGACACCGTGCTGTTCTTGGGCGTGTGGGAGCAACTCAACAACTCCGGGTTTAATTCCCTCGAATTCGAGGGAATTAAAAACGAGGCGGGGCGAAATAGCTTCTTCCTGTCGGCCAAGAAGTGGATCGAGGCCACCGGTGCCATCGGCCTGCATGCCAAGGCAGGGCGGTACGGCGGAACCTTTGCCCACAAGGACATCGCTTTCGAGTTCGGTTCATGGCTCAGCCCGGAATTCAAGCTCTACCTCATCAAGGAATTCCAGCGCCTCAAGGATGAAGAATCCCGCGCCACTTCCTTAGAGTGGAGTTTTCAGCGTACCTTGGCGAAGGTCAATTACAAGATTCACACCGATGCCATCAAGGAGCGGCTGATCCCGCCGCTTCTCACGCCTACGCAGACCGGCATCATCTACGCCAGCGAAGCCGACTTGCTCAATGTCGCCTTGTTCGGCATCACGGCGGCCCAGTGGCGGCAGGCCAATGCAGACCAGAGCGGCAACATGCGGGACGCTGCCACCCTTGAACAACTGGTGGTGTTGTCAAATCTCGAAAGCATCAATGCGGTGCTGATTCATCAAGGGCTGGCCCCGCCGGAGCGGCTGGCGCAGTTGAACGCCATTGCCATCACGCAGATGCGTTCGCTGGTGGGCTTCAGTGAAATCAAGCAACTGAGTGGCCCCAAGGCCGGCAAGGGGCGTGCTTGA
- a CDS encoding aromatic ring-hydroxylating oxygenase subunit alpha, with the protein MTDLANTSALLKTSPQLPVDWYIDQRIYDIEQQLFFAGGANYVGHELMVPNVGDFQSLEWMNNAKALVRTEQGVELLSNICRHRQAIMLKGRGQAKNIVCPLHRWTYDMGGKLIGAPHFPGNPCLDLGKTPLQNWNGMLFTGERDVAQDLKNMGVMQDLDFSGYMLDRVMVDHYNFNWKTFIEVYLEDYHVVPFHPGLGSFVNCDELKWEFGERYSVQTVGIKDALTHSGSPVYQRWQEQVLKYGAGKAPTKGAIWLVYYPNIMIEWYPHVLVISFIVPTGPLTCTNVVEFYYPEDIALFEREFVEAEQAAYKETAVEDEDICQRMDDGRRELHRQGINEMGPYQSPMEDGMVHFHEFMRRHLEPHLGGK; encoded by the coding sequence ATGACTGATTTGGCCAACACCTCCGCGCTGCTCAAGACCTCGCCGCAACTGCCGGTCGACTGGTACATCGACCAGCGGATTTACGATATCGAGCAGCAACTCTTTTTCGCCGGTGGCGCGAACTATGTCGGCCACGAGTTGATGGTGCCCAACGTGGGCGATTTCCAGTCGCTGGAATGGATGAACAATGCCAAGGCACTGGTGCGCACCGAACAAGGCGTGGAATTGCTTTCCAACATCTGCCGCCACCGCCAGGCCATCATGCTGAAAGGGCGCGGCCAGGCCAAGAACATCGTCTGTCCGCTGCACCGCTGGACTTACGACATGGGCGGAAAGCTCATCGGTGCGCCTCATTTCCCCGGCAACCCCTGCCTCGATCTGGGCAAGACACCGCTGCAGAACTGGAACGGCATGCTGTTCACCGGCGAACGCGACGTGGCGCAAGACCTGAAAAACATGGGCGTGATGCAGGACCTGGATTTTTCCGGCTACATGCTGGACCGGGTGATGGTGGACCACTACAACTTCAACTGGAAAACCTTCATCGAAGTCTACCTGGAAGACTACCATGTGGTGCCGTTCCATCCCGGCCTCGGCAGCTTCGTCAACTGCGACGAACTGAAATGGGAATTCGGCGAGCGCTACAGCGTGCAGACTGTAGGCATCAAGGATGCCCTGACCCACTCGGGCAGCCCGGTGTACCAGCGCTGGCAGGAACAGGTGCTCAAATACGGCGCGGGCAAGGCCCCCACCAAAGGCGCGATCTGGCTGGTGTACTACCCCAACATCATGATCGAGTGGTACCCCCACGTGCTGGTGATCAGCTTCATCGTCCCGACCGGCCCCCTGACCTGCACCAACGTGGTCGAATTCTATTACCCGGAAGACATCGCGCTATTCGAGCGCGAATTCGTCGAGGCGGAACAAGCCGCCTACAAGGAAACCGCCGTCGAGGACGAGGACATCTGCCAGCGCATGGACGACGGCCGACGCGAGCTGCACCGCCAGGGCATCAACGAAATGGGCCCCTACCAGTCGCCCATGGAAGACGGCATGGTGCATTTCCACGAGTTCATGCGCCGCCATCTGGAGCCGCATCTGGGCGGGAAATAG
- a CDS encoding exodeoxyribonuclease VII small subunit — protein sequence MTKPAKTASPKSFESALTELEQVVAAMEAGQMPLEQSLTAYQRGMELLKYCQVALQDAQQQVKVLEAGSLIDFNADGGDSSASE from the coding sequence ATGACCAAGCCTGCAAAAACGGCCTCACCAAAGAGCTTCGAAAGTGCCCTGACCGAACTGGAGCAGGTCGTCGCTGCCATGGAGGCGGGCCAGATGCCGCTGGAGCAGTCGCTCACTGCCTATCAGCGCGGCATGGAACTGCTCAAATACTGTCAGGTGGCCCTGCAGGATGCGCAGCAACAGGTGAAAGTTCTCGAGGCGGGTTCCTTGATTGATTTTAATGCGGACGGTGGCGATTCCAGTGCAAGCGAATAA
- a CDS encoding polyprenyl synthetase family protein: protein MRQRQMRMEAVLEQLLPAPELAPQRLHQAMRYAALGGGKRVRPLLAYAAGELGGAPVERVETVAAAVELIHVYSLVHDDLPCMDDDDLRRGKPTCHVQFDEATALLVGDSLQSLAFQLVAERTIAHSAALQLELVRMLALAAGSRGMAGGQAIDLDSVGKSLTQTELEFMHMHKTGALIRAAVLLGAHCGDGLEAEHLDAINHYAKCVGLAFQVVDDILDVEASTATLGKTAGKDAENNKPTYVSILGLSDARNLAQELHQNALSALTGFGDKARRLVQLADFIVRRQS, encoded by the coding sequence ATGCGGCAGCGCCAGATGCGCATGGAAGCCGTGCTGGAACAGCTGTTGCCGGCGCCGGAACTGGCGCCGCAGCGCCTCCATCAGGCGATGCGCTATGCGGCCCTGGGCGGCGGCAAGCGGGTGCGTCCGCTGCTGGCTTATGCCGCCGGCGAGTTGGGCGGCGCGCCGGTAGAACGGGTGGAAACCGTGGCGGCGGCGGTGGAACTGATCCACGTTTATTCCCTGGTGCACGACGACCTGCCGTGCATGGACGATGACGACCTGCGGCGCGGCAAGCCGACCTGCCACGTGCAGTTCGACGAGGCCACCGCCCTGCTGGTAGGCGACAGCCTGCAAAGTCTCGCCTTTCAGCTTGTCGCGGAACGTACCATCGCCCACAGCGCGGCATTGCAGCTGGAGTTGGTCAGGATGCTGGCGCTCGCCGCCGGTTCGCGCGGCATGGCCGGCGGGCAGGCGATCGACCTCGACTCGGTCGGCAAGAGCCTGACGCAGACCGAGCTCGAGTTCATGCACATGCACAAGACCGGCGCCCTGATTCGCGCTGCCGTGCTGCTCGGGGCGCATTGCGGCGATGGCTTGGAGGCCGAACACCTGGATGCGATCAATCATTACGCCAAGTGCGTCGGCCTGGCATTCCAGGTGGTGGACGACATTCTCGATGTGGAAGCCAGTACCGCGACCCTGGGTAAGACCGCCGGCAAGGATGCGGAGAATAACAAGCCGACCTATGTCAGCATTCTCGGGCTGAGCGATGCGCGCAACCTGGCGCAAGAACTGCACCAGAATGCACTTTCTGCACTGACCGGTTTCGGCGATAAGGCGCGCAGGCTGGTGCAACTCGCCGATTTCATCGTGCGGCGCCAGTCCTGA